The genomic interval AGAAACCTCTTTACCTTCTATGCCATCAAAGAGCGTAATAACCTTACGACGGCTAATGCCTGTGGGAAGTTCATGCGCTTCTGCACATGCAACGGAACACGCAAAACACTCGATACATCTGTTATCATCACAGAAAAATTTCATTCTTGACATTTCATTACTCATTGGCCACCCCCTATGCTTTCTCGACGCGGCATAGACCAGCGTTGAATTCTGAAATTTGTGTGATCACGTCAAAACCATAGTTGACAATGGTATTTGAGCTCTCACCGATAGCATACGGTTTGGTGCCTTCTGGGTAATTCGCACTTAAGTCCGCTCCTTGAAACACACCCGCAAAGTTGTACGGTAGACAAATACGATCCGGCGTAACACTGTGATTATGATACGCTTTAACCTTGATTTTTGTGCCATGTGGCGCATGAATCCACATCATATCGCGATCTTTAATGCCATGACTGAGTGCTAGGTCTGGGTGAATGTTCGCAAACATCTCTGGCGTAATCGCTGAGAGGTATTTACTCGTTCGCTCTAACATACCAGCACCTGAGAGGTTAACCACCCTCATGCTGACCAACATCGTTGGGAACTCTTTAGACCAGTCTTGTTTTTGTTGCTCAGACTTAAATTTCGTCTCAACACGGAAGTTTTTCGGCTGATCATCGTAGGTTGGGTATTTTTGAACCAAATCCCAACGTGGGGAGTGGATCGGTTCACGGTGCAATGGCACAGGATCTGGGAACTCCCAAACAATCGTACGTGCTTTTGCATTTCCATAAACACAAACGCCTTTTTCACGCGCTTTTTGCTGAATGATACCGCTAAAGTCCATCGCCCAACTCGCACCCATTTGCGCTTTTTCTTCCTCACTGAGGGTAATGCCAAGCACTTTTTCGATGTTCTCTTTCGTGAGTTGTGGATAACCGCCCTCAATTTTTGAACCTGCAACGGTTACGCTCTTATCGGCTATTTGGCTCACACCATTGTGCTCTAAACCAAAACGATTTCTAAAGCCCATACCGCCTTCATTCACAGGAACATCACGGTTGTAAAGAATAGGCGAACCTGGGTGTTTTTCATCCCAACATGGCCATGGAAGACCGTAATACTGACCTTTCATCGGCCCTTTACCTTCTAAGGTAACAGGATCAAACATGTGCCAGTTTTCTTGATGCGCGCGAAGTCTCTCAGGTGTCCATCCGCTTAAACCAATGGATTTAATCGTTCGTGCAATTTCGGTGACTGCATCATCTGGCCATTTAAAGTCATTTTTAACTTGTACCACTTTGCCATTTTTGACACCCATTTTCATACCTTGTACAAACTGGTCATAGAAGCCAAATTTTTTCGCAAAGGCAAACATCACTTCTTCATCGCTTTTACTCTCATAAAGAGGCTCAACAACTTTACTTCTCCATTGAGAAGAGCGGTTTGTAGCCGTTACGGTTCCTTCAGATTCAAATTGAGTACCGACAGGGAGAATGTACATGTTGTCTTTTCTGCTGGTAAGAACGGCTGCTTCGTTGACAAATGGCTCTGCAATCACCACTAAATCAACTTTGTCCAATGCCTCTTTGATTTTCGCTTGTTGCGACATAGAGGTAATACCCGTTCCTTGAATCCAAACAGCGCGAATAGGTGCAGAAGAGTAGGTTTTCTCCTCTTGAAGGACGCCTTGGTACCATTTTGCGAGTGAATACCCTTTTTCGTTCATCCATTTTGGCTCAAAAAATCTACCTTTAAGCCACTCATAATCGACACCCCAAGACTGCGCAAAGTATTTCCAAGCAGCATCACCTAGTCCATAATAACCCGGTAAGGAGTCTGCAAGGTTACACATATCGGTTGCACCTTGAACGTTATCGTGTCCACGAATGATGTAAAGACCACCGCCTTTTCGACCCATATTGCCAAGCGCAATTTGAAGAATAGGAATAATTCTGGTGTTAGATGAGCCCACACTGTGTTGCGTAATTCCCAATGACCATGCAATAGCGCTTGGGCTATTTTTTGCAAAAAGTGTTGTCGCTTGAATGATTTGATCCACAGGAATGCCTGTAACATCAGAGGTGAGTTCTGGTGTCCATTTCGCAGCTTCGACGCGGATTTGATCCATCGCGTAAGAGCGTGACTCAATGAACTCTTTATCTTCCCAACCATTTTTAAAGATGATGTGAAGCATGCCGTAGATAAAGGCAATGTCCGTACCTGAACGAATACGTAGATACATATCTGCTTTTGCAGCACTCCTTGTATAAATTGGATCAACAACGATCAATTTTGTACCAGCTCTATCTTTTGCTTGTAAGAAGTGTTTAAATCCAATTGGGTTTGCAACCGCTGAGTTTGCACCAATCATCATAATGACTTTTGCATTCACTGCATCGCCAAATTGTTGTGTCATAGCACCGTATCCAAATGTATTCGCAGCACCTGCGACGGAAGCACTATGTCAGATTCTAGCTACGTGGTCAATATTGTTTGTTCCCCACATTGCGGCAAACTTACTAAAGTAGTACGATTGTTGCAAGCTGAATTTTGCTGAACCTAAAAACTCGACAATGTCTGGGCCATTTTCGGCGCGCATTTTAAGCATTTTTTCTGAAATCTCGTTAACGGCTTGATCCCAACTGATACGTTGCCATTTTCCATCCACTTTTTTCAAAGGATACTTAATACGTTGCGTGCTCTTCACCAAATCAATTTGGTCAATGCCTTTACAACAATGGCTACCTTCACTGATTGGGTGGTCTTGTGCCACGTCTTGGCGAACCCAAACACCGTTTTGAACTTCAGCGATGATTCCGCACCCTGCTGAACAAATACTACAGATTGTTTTAACTCTCTTGCTACCTGGGAATGGATTTTTCACCTCTTCTTGCGTGGCGGGTCTGATTGAGTCGCTGGATGCAAAGGCTGTGCCTGCTCCAAAACTCGCTCCGATCGCTGCCATTTTAAGAAATGATCGTCTTCCCATGTGCAAAGAGGCGTCTTTTAACATCTCTTTACTCATCTAATCTCCTTAGACTGCCGCGTGATAATACGCGTCCCAATTGGCTGTTTTTGTGTAGAGAATCTCTTTTTTCTTCGATTTTCCCTTAACAACACCGTTACTTCCTGCTGTTTTTGCACCTGTATCGCCAGCAATTGCTCCGACACTCACGGTTGCAGCAACTGCACCCACACTCAGAGTTTTTTTAAGAAAACTCCTTCTTTGATCTTGCATGGTCATTTTCTCCTTGCAGAATTTCTCTTTAACATTAAAGAGAGAGCTGAAAAAACCG from Sulfurospirillum multivorans DSM 12446 carries:
- a CDS encoding formate dehydrogenase subunit alpha produces the protein MLKDASLHMGRRSFLKMAAIGASFGAGTAFASSDSIRPATQEEVKNPFPGSKRVKTICSICSAGCGIIAEVQNGVWVRQDVAQDHPISEGSHCCKGIDQIDLVKSTQRIKYPLKKVDGKWQRISWDQAVNEISEKMLKMRAENGPDIVEFLGSAKFSLQQSYYFSKFAAMWGTNNIDHVARIUHSASVAGAANTFGYGAMTQQFGDAVNAKVIMMIGANSAVANPIGFKHFLQAKDRAGTKLIVVDPIYTRSAAKADMYLRIRSGTDIAFIYGMLHIIFKNGWEDKEFIESRSYAMDQIRVEAAKWTPELTSDVTGIPVDQIIQATTLFAKNSPSAIAWSLGITQHSVGSSNTRIIPILQIALGNMGRKGGGLYIIRGHDNVQGATDMCNLADSLPGYYGLGDAAWKYFAQSWGVDYEWLKGRFFEPKWMNEKGYSLAKWYQGVLQEEKTYSSAPIRAVWIQGTGITSMSQQAKIKEALDKVDLVVIAEPFVNEAAVLTSRKDNMYILPVGTQFESEGTVTATNRSSQWRSKVVEPLYESKSDEEVMFAFAKKFGFYDQFVQGMKMGVKNGKVVQVKNDFKWPDDAVTEIARTIKSIGLSGWTPERLRAHQENWHMFDPVTLEGKGPMKGQYYGLPWPCWDEKHPGSPILYNRDVPVNEGGMGFRNRFGLEHNGVSQIADKSVTVAGSKIEGGYPQLTKENIEKVLGITLSEEEKAQMGASWAMDFSGIIQQKAREKGVCVYGNAKARTIVWEFPDPVPLHREPIHSPRWDLVQKYPTYDDQPKNFRVETKFKSEQQKQDWSKEFPTMLVSMRVVNLSGAGMLERTSKYLSAITPEMFANIHPDLALSHGIKDRDMMWIHAPHGTKIKVKAYHNHSVTPDRICLPYNFAGVFQGADLSANYPEGTKPYAIGESSNTIVNYGFDVITQISEFNAGLCRVEKA